The Flavobacterium marginilacus genome window below encodes:
- a CDS encoding IS4 family transposase: MSANCCFSAQDKTVLCIQDTSEVNLYNHKNRVKKDEFIGLTNAATKGGIGFLLHPSFVIDAYSFVPYGFSDVKIWNRPLEKLTKKERNYNLLPIEEKESYKWIESSQKSKEVLEKSKKVIIIQDREGDIYEQFAMIPDQKTELLVRARANRTLLSKVKLFSFIANEPLKGKYTIELEGDKRKNINKREATLEVRFSEVTIQKNDLVSKNAPKSLDLYIIEAKEIGDNIDNPICWRLLTTIKVLDLDTALKCIEWYTCRWIIEEVFRILKKEGFNIEASELGSAKSIRKLSLMMMETIVKLFLMQIAYSIPEEEIEARSCFSDQELECLEYQMIKLEGKTEKLKNPHIQKDLKRYVWVIARLGGWKGYASGRKPGITTFSIGIQKFASIMEGWQLFLDVSTR, from the coding sequence ATGTCAGCAAACTGCTGTTTTTCAGCTCAAGACAAAACAGTTTTATGTATACAGGACACAAGTGAGGTCAATTTATATAATCATAAAAACAGAGTTAAAAAAGACGAATTTATAGGATTGACTAATGCTGCAACAAAAGGAGGAATTGGATTTTTACTGCATCCTAGTTTCGTTATAGATGCTTATAGTTTTGTTCCGTATGGCTTTTCAGATGTAAAAATATGGAACAGGCCTTTAGAGAAACTTACAAAAAAGGAAAGGAATTATAATTTGCTTCCAATTGAAGAAAAGGAATCTTATAAATGGATAGAATCTTCCCAAAAATCCAAGGAAGTTTTAGAGAAATCAAAAAAAGTCATCATCATTCAGGATCGAGAAGGTGATATTTATGAGCAATTTGCAATGATTCCAGATCAAAAGACGGAATTATTGGTAAGAGCAAGAGCAAACAGAACGCTACTAAGCAAGGTTAAATTGTTTAGTTTTATAGCCAATGAACCTCTTAAAGGGAAATATACGATAGAATTAGAAGGTGATAAAAGAAAAAATATAAACAAACGGGAAGCTACCTTAGAAGTTAGATTTTCTGAAGTAACTATCCAAAAAAATGATTTAGTTTCAAAGAATGCGCCCAAAAGCCTTGATTTATATATCATCGAAGCAAAAGAAATTGGCGATAACATTGATAATCCAATATGCTGGAGATTACTAACAACCATTAAAGTCTTAGACCTAGACACAGCCTTAAAATGTATCGAATGGTATACTTGTAGATGGATTATAGAAGAGGTTTTTAGAATTCTAAAAAAGGAAGGATTTAATATAGAAGCAAGCGAATTAGGTTCTGCAAAATCTATTCGAAAATTGTCTTTAATGATGATGGAGACAATTGTCAAACTATTTTTAATGCAAATAGCATATAGTATTCCAGAGGAAGAAATAGAAGCGAGAAGTTGTTTTTCAGATCAAGAACTTGAATGTTTAGAATATCAAATGATAAAATTAGAAGGAAAAACAGAAAAATTAAAAAATCCTCATATCCAAAAGGATTTAAAAAGATATGTTTGGGTTATTGCAAGGCTTGGTGGATGGAAAGGATATGCAAGTGGGAGAAAACCAGGAATAACCACTTTCTCTATCGGAATACAGAAATTTGCTTCAATAATGGAGGGATGGCAATTGTTTTTAGATGTGTCCACACGGTAG